One Panicum virgatum strain AP13 chromosome 3N, P.virgatum_v5, whole genome shotgun sequence DNA segment encodes these proteins:
- the LOC120667744 gene encoding protein MAIN-LIKE 2-like: MTHEEGATPELLDVLVGNRHRSYMSAVRGISLGTFRARVPMSTMPIHRRWVPRLRASGLLPIARLVEGDMADPARRPRDRDPRFQFDMSLLAALLDRWRPETHTFHLPVGEMTPTLQDVAMLLGLPCAGRAVGAEDVGLSWRDDLLARFAGVQRNELALPYRPLPANHAHGPTKRWLLQFSVDYMRADADDFTVARHFEAYLLWLFGWVMFCSSQGGSCPKQLIPLARSIADAPLHEMPQFSWGSAVLAASYRALVLRALSRR; this comes from the exons ATGACGCACGAGGAAGGAGCCACCCCTGAGTTGCTAGATGTTCTCGTCGGCAATCGCCACCGGTCGTACATGTCTGCCGTCCGTGGCATCAGCTTAGGGACGTTTCGGGCTCGTGTGCCCATGTCGACGATGCCGATACACCGTCGCTGGGTTCCTAG GTTACGCGCTTCAGGTCTTCTCCCGATTGCGCGACTTGTGGAGGGAGATATGGCCGACCCTGCACGTCGACCTAGGGACAGGGATCCACGGTTCCAGTTCGACATGTCCCTCCTCGCGGCACTTCTCGACCGTTGGCGTCCGGAGACGCACACGTTTCACCTCCCGGTCGGTGAGATGACCCCTACTCTTCAGGACGTGGCGATGCTTCTAGGCTTGCCGTGTGCTGGACGAGCTGTGGGTGCAGAGGACGTGGGACTCTCGTGGCGCGACGACCTTTTGGCTCGATTCGCCGGGGTTCAGCGCAACGAGCTAGCGTTGCCGTACCGGCCCTTGCCTGCGAACCACGCACACGGACCGACAAAGAGGTGGCTCCTACAGTTCAGT GTGGACTACATGAGGGCAGACGCAGACGACTTTACGGTTGCCAGGCACTTCGAGGCCTACTTACTGTGGCTGTTCGGCTGGGTCATGTTCTGCAGCTCGCAGGGTGGCTCATGCCCCAAACAGCTCATTCCTTTGGCGAGGTCGATAGCTGATGCTCCACTTCACGAGATGCCACAGTTCAGCTGGGGTTCTGCTGTTTTGGCTGCGAGTTACAGGG CTCTGGTCTTACGAGCGCTTTCCCGTCGGTAG
- the LOC120668110 gene encoding uncharacterized protein LOC120668110, which produces MDFEPYVQLSVDHDDVDRPTMGSLWCLRRPSWVGVQTRKSYHDFVEQFDALVDTDVRWTPYTAADIYARAPSGLSSLCLRDHEYWMTRKPILYDIHVEEYHVHRVMRQFGLY; this is translated from the exons ATGGACTTCGAGCCGTACGTCCAGCTGTCCGTAGACCACGACGACGTCGACAGACCTACGATGGGTTCGTTGTGGTGCCTCAGGAGG CCTTCTTGGGTCGGCGTGCAGACGAGGAAGTCGTACCACGACTTCGTTGAACAGTTTGACGCTCTTGTGGACACGGACGTGAGGTGGACTCCGTACACTGCAGCCGACATTTACGCCCGGGCACCGAGCGGTCTTTCGTCCTTATGCCTGCGAGATCACGAGTACTGGATGACGAGGAAGCCGATCCTTTACGACATCCACGTCGAGGAGTACCACGTTCACCGGGTTatgaggcagttcggtctcTACTAG